aaactaaaatattgGTTTGAGTTGAAACTCTTTGTATGCCTGTCTGTTTTCTAAGTGGTGAATCTAGACTCTATAATTTATGTCTGACTTTCTTCtctaattttgttttaaaggtcaGGGGGATTTAAAGACTTAAACCGAGTCTGGAATCCTTCAAATTAAGACACGTTATGTCTCTTGATCTCAGCTTTATGTTGTTTATCCATCTAGCTGCAAAGTGAAATGTCATCGCATGGTCTCTTATatacattgtttatttaagtGCAAAGGTGCAATCAACAAACGTCATTATTCTTAATAACAAAGCACGCACCGTGCAACTTTAAGTACACAATGTGCTAAATGATTCTActcttcaaataaaatatagcTGCTATAAGGATTTATCTGACAGTGAACTGAAATTCTTGGATCACAATTACTGCATGACATTACATGTCCTATAATAACTGTTTGTTAATATCATCCCAGTCAGTTTGTGTTGGGTTTGCCCACTAACAAACTCTGCGATACGGTTCTTTACATAAATAGAAAGACTTCACCCTAGGCAGAGTTGGGTATTTCATGTCAATTCTGTAAACCTGTCAACTGAAATATGTGGCCTGAATTTCAGCTACCCAACCAGCAGCTTAAATAAGGACACTGTTCAGCTAACTTCGCCAAACTAATAACTTGGGAGAGCAGCGAGGGTTTCCAGACATGTGAAAAAACGTGAGGTAAGCCAATATGGGTCAGAAACAGACCATGGTTTGTGATCGCAGCTATGCaaacaaacattacaaacacacCTTGTCTTGCAGAGACCTCCCGTCTCACTAGCCGGAGGAATTAAATACTAGAAGACTTGTTTATAACATAAGTGCACAGAAAAAGAGCGGATCGTGTTcaacagaatgaaaacaaaaaaacggaaCACAGTATTGGTTTTCTGGAAGAAGAgctcttttaaaataaatagtagcGATTTACCCAAACTCCATGGGCCGACCGGTGTGCTGGTCCTCCCTAGGTACTCTGTAAGGATAGTCCTCCTacagaataaagaaaatgagcacaaaataaaattcactaCACCGACTTCTGTTGGCACTTATTCTTCATGCAATCACTTTGCAAAATCACAACTGCTTCTCTTCAGATGCATAGAAACAGATGGATGGAATTGACAGAAGTGTCATGTTTATCTCCACATCCTTCCCAACTAGCTCTTTTAAAGACGTCTCATTgcatcttcctctcctgctaCGGTTTAGTGGCACCTGAATGGAAAACTTGTGCCACTGACCGTTTATTTCCAGGCACTTAACCTCCCatattttgaattaaattaattccGGTGAACATCTATCAACAGAATGTCTTGGTTTGTTCTCGCACTTTGGTTTAaagccaaatgaaaaaaagggcAATAACTTGATGCAGGCCATTTGTCAGATTTGGTTGTCAAAGGCATCAAAAGCATGAATCTTAAAAACGTCTACGTATCCAGCACATGTGCAATTTGTCAAAATGGAAAACGGCGCTGCAGGGTCCTGGCAGTGGGCTACTACAGAAGACAAATGTCTTAACACAGTCGTGACTGTACCAGGTGGAGTGTATGTGTGGTAGACAGACAGTTCAAGACTAGATCAATATGGTTCAAAAATAAGCATTTCATTAAACAGGGAAAATGTTTGAGAGGTTAAAGTCTTAATCGCAGTAAACTGAACAATTAGTTGCCTTAAATTTGGGGAATCGTGACAACTCTAGTACCTTAttgataaaagaaaatgaattacaCATCAGTATGACTGACATGATATAAATTTTAGACCACAGTACCAGGAATGAAGTAgttcaaaaatatttaaaacagacCCAGTTCCAAAACCCACTTTGCCCTATATAACAATATTCAATGTAACAGCAACTTTGCTGTGGTTGAAAATGATTTTCCATTacattctgttttttccttttcttggcGTAGTCCTCAGATGTTTCcctgatacttttttttttttacatttttaacttcaGAGCACAGATTTCATTCCACGCCTCTAGTTCACTGACGATTTCATCACATGGTAGACAAAAATCATTTATGAAATTCTAACCCTTCTTGAAGGTGGCATGGCTCTGCGTTCGGCAGGGAAGTGAAGGCCGTCACCGTGGTAGCCCCTCTGATCTTCGGGGTAACCTCGGGGGCCACCTCCGTTCGGGTAGAAGCGGGGGCCTCCTTCGTATTCGTACCCGCCGCGGCTGTATTCATCGTCTGGCCTGCCAAACGGGCCTCTCCTCTCCACCGCTCCAGCCCCCCGTGGATACGGACCCTACACGTATAGTGAGTTTTAAGATCTTACATTTTCAgataaacttgtttttgtttttattgaggGTTTATCATGTTTGAAACAATCTTGTTAGTTGAAATGGAAGTGGTGTAGGCAtggatagatagacagacactCACTGGTCTCTCTGTTAAAAAGCGTTCATCGTATACCTCTCGTATACTCCTTTCTCTCCTGTAGGTCACTGCAAAGATAAAAGATACGGCGTGTACTGTACAGGTAATAGTGCAAAGGTGCTCAAACTGGGTAAATGATGAACTGAAGATTCTGTGCTTGCTGTTCTTTTGCTCAGGTTCACTACAGCTCATTTCTTTGCCCGATAAAACATATTCAGCAGTAGACATGATACATCTGAagcacacagacataaacaatgttttttcaataaatattttcGCACATCATATATCATCAACTTCACGTGCCACGTGATCCTGCTTTGGTCATATACGATGTCTCTAAACTACTTCTTGaatcaatatacagtatagaaGAATTGGTAAGTGACTTACTTTTTGTCCCAAGGACTCCTGAGAAAATACAATCTTCAAAAACAACCTGTAAACAGATTTTTAACAGCAATTATACACACATGCTCAAGCCGGAGCACAAAACGATTATTTTGACATATAGCGCAAATGGTACTAAACGTGATAGAGCCACTGAGCCGGCTCGTGTTACATTCTACAAACAGCACTGAAGTAGTTATTTTAAAACGATATAccaggacctggatgactgagagccttcacagacaCGTTACGTTATATGTGAAAGCGCATTCACCAGCAACAACGTAATGAATGTGGCAACAGCTTGACAGCATCATTACAACCACAATGACCATTACAGTGTTTTCTGCGTTGAGGAATTGACCACCAACTACACCAGGTCCACGCAGAACGGACAGCTAGCGTGGCTAAACAGCTAGCTTCCATATATGTAGCGAACATCTGtgcctttaatttaatcttgGAGCAAGTTAGCCTGTAGCCACCGCTACAAATAAGCAGCAGATACACATTTAGTTAGACCTATGGCCACTTCTAGACACGGAGGCATTGACTAACCCAAACCACACGTGTTTTATTTCAACgcaaaatagcaaaaacaaTCTCACCGTCCTCTTTGGTTTAGTTAGCCTAGCCTTTCCCGGTAGCTCTGTTAGATTTTTAAGGGGGACGTACGCGTCATCAAGTTGCGACGTACAGACATGGCGTTTGTTTCCGTTTGCTATTAATGTCGCGTTAGCTACTTGCAAATCGAATAGACAACATTAGgctatttttaacaaatttatGTAGTATTCTTACGGTTAAAGTTGTGCCGGTAAGTAGTTTGGCGACCGTCGCTTGTGGTTAAGCTGGATATATTACGATAAATTAATTGGGGTCTCTTTAACCTAGCTGAGTGGCCGTTTTTGTGTAGTTTATGACCATTTGAGCGGATTGTTTTGCCTCACAGTGTGCCCCATGCGTCCAGTATGAGCGGGGGTTTGGCACCAAGCAAAAGCACTGTATATGTTTCGAACCTGCCATTCTCTCTGACCAACAGTGACTTACACAAGGTAATTTACTCCCTCTTTAATTGTGGATAAATGGTTCAGTATTATGAAGATGTATGCGCTAATGTGTCTTTGAtccttttttgtgtcttttcagctgtTCACGAAATATGGGAAAGTGGTAAAGTAAGTACAGGCTTGTTTCCTCTTATTTGATATAATGCACAGTACATCTTAAAGCTAGGTGAACAAAGTCAGTTGAAATCTGTGAGTACTGATCAGTCATAAtgtaattaattacttattcagGTATTGATAACAGTCGTGTTTTATTTCAGGGTTACAATAGTTAAAGACAAAGTCACTCGGCAGAGCAAAGGAGTGGCGTTTGTTCTCTTCCTGGATAGAGAATCGGCTCAAAACTGTGCAAGAGCAGTGAACAACAAGCAGGTAAGTCTTTGCCATGTTAGTTTTCATGTACTCAGCTCAACTcaagctttatttataaagcaccttGAAGATGACAGCAGTCCATCAAGGTGCTTTTCAGCAGAGGGCACAGGACATGAAGACAAATAAGATAACTAGACAACGATAAAATTacagtaaacaataaaaattataataCCTCAAATTACAGTGTGTACTTACTAAGCACTGAGCTATAGATTCATTAATGAATGCTGATTCATGTCTTTGTCTCCCCAGTTGTTTGGCAGGACAGTGAAAGCCAGCATTGCCATAGACAATGGGCGAGCAACTGAGTTCATAAGGAGGAGAAACTACACAGACAAGACCAAATGCTACGAATGTGGGGTCAGTGcacattaaccttttttttagccctgtgaaattaatttaatcacAAGCATGTCCTTTTTGTCCCATCATCCATCATGTACTGTGCCATACTCCTTCATCATACTCCCcatcacaaatgaaaacaaactactTTCACCCACACATGCTCCAAAATAATCAGCCTCCTCACTCGCAACCTTTCCAGCTCTAGTTAACGCTGccattttgtatgttttcaaatGAATCTCAGGATTCAGGACATCTGAGCTACGCCTGCCCCAAAAACATGCTAGGAGAGAGGGAACCTccgaagaaaaaagaaaagaaaaagaagaaaaaggctCAACAACCCGAGCATGTGTACGTATTTTACTGAAGACACTGAGATTATTGTATCATCGACTCCTCCTTGAAATATTTCTGCATCCTTTCCCTTtcagtgaagaagaggaggaaagcgaagaagagggagaagaccCGGCGTTGGACAGTCTTAGCCAAGCCATAGCTTTTCAAGTAAGAGTGCagagatgtaaaaatataaaatatattaatcatGGTAATTTTGATTTCATAATAATATTGCATAAGTAATCGCAAAATTATGTGGAAAATCCTGCAGCACACATTCAAATGCAACATGCTGGCTCAAAAATAGGAGAAGAAAGATTAATTATGAAAGTTGAGGCTTTGGAAACcaaaatatttcttcttttattgtaTTGCCTTTCAACACTGATCTaattcttgtgtcttttttgtcccTCCAGCAAGCCCatatggaggaagaagagaaaaaacagaagagaccGCATACGCCTCAAGAGGACAGTCCTGATGCTTCAACTTCCTCAGACAAGAAACCAAGGATCAAAAAGAGCGCATATTTCAGTGATGAGGAGGAGCTCAGTGACTGATCATTTACAGACTTTCAGCAACAAATTTTTGCAGAGTATTGAATtcattgtttttgcattttttccccagTAATGTCTGTTATTAAGCATCTGTATAATAGCTGTGGGcttgaatgagtgtgtgttttttgttttatgttggtCAATAAAATTTTTAAtgacgtttttgtttttaactgcaAAATAAGAATCAGAAGTGCAAACAAATGGGCTGGGACTTTGTTTAGTTCAATAAAACATGATTATCTTATGTTTTGCTCATCTGCTAAATGCCATACATGGGAACAAATATAACAGGCctgtttttctccactttaTTTGATAGATTTCAAAAGATTAAACCATAAATGTGTCTGAAATCCTAAACTGGACATATATTCAACAGCTATAATACTGCAGTTGGGGTTTCCCTGTGATAAAATCCTATTATTTGGAGATAGGGGAGGGACCCAACCGTCCATGATATGAGAAGGTTTGGGAAACCCTGTCTGTTCCGTTTTTTCGCTCGGAAATGTGGATTTTCTGATGCCCGCTTGCGTCAGCACGCACATAAAGCGAGGGATTTCCTCGATGTTGTAAGCGCATGTGACTTAAACTGCCGAGACATTTGTGCAGTCTGCGAGCAAAATGCGAGGATGCAGGGATTTGAGAGGATCCGCGGTACATTGATCGGATTTGAGCGGCATCCCCATTGCTTAAGAGGACGCTGAACGTTGGTTACTGTGGGGTTTGTTGCATTTAAGCGCTACCGGAAATTGAAGGTATTGGATAACGACTGCcgtttgaaataatataaaacatcccACTCTCATAAACATTATGAAAACTAAGAAGTTTAGCAGGATGTGTTTGATGGACTAATAAAAAAGTCgccttttttaaaacacattttattgtttctaaacacagagacaatagaaaacacagaaacaagacCTCCCCACCCCTACCCATCAGACAGCACATACTATACAGATTTAGACAAGAAGAGGTGAAAAATAGTCAAATtgacaaagacaacagtaacaataataacatgatGTTCCTTTTTAATAGTCCGCTtgtatcatttttattgttgttttatatcAAATATGAGGGGTTTTCTTAATTATTTGTACAAATTGCTAGTGTAGCAATTACTGAAATTAGCTATAGGCATCAAGAAAAGTATATTGTCATAGCCAATGTTACGTTTTTAATGAATCCCCTTAATACATAGAAGTCGGAGCTTACAGCGGGTTCATGAAGGCGACATTGATTCATCAAGAGGAATGTCAGCATCGGGAAGCAACTCGGCCTCTGATTGGCCACGGCGAGTCACGTGAGCATTTCCCAAGCGGAGTTTCCACGACAGCTGGAAGCCGAGCGGCACGGGCGCATCGCTTCTCTGCTAAGATTATTTGAAATAACAAGACTTGTGCTCGTCTCAGCGCCTTCACGTAAACCCTGGTCTGGCATGGGCGACAAGAGGAGTCCCACAAGGTAAGGACCGAGTTAG
This portion of the Mugil cephalus isolate CIBA_MC_2020 chromosome 22, CIBA_Mcephalus_1.1, whole genome shotgun sequence genome encodes:
- the zcrb1 gene encoding zinc finger CCHC-type and RNA-binding motif-containing protein 1, which produces MSGGLAPSKSTVYVSNLPFSLTNSDLHKLFTKYGKVVKVTIVKDKVTRQSKGVAFVLFLDRESAQNCARAVNNKQLFGRTVKASIAIDNGRATEFIRRRNYTDKTKCYECGDSGHLSYACPKNMLGEREPPKKKEKKKKKKAQQPEHVEEEEESEEEGEDPALDSLSQAIAFQQAHMEEEEKKQKRPHTPQEDSPDASTSSDKKPRIKKSAYFSDEEELSD